In Subdoligranulum variabile, the genomic stretch GGAGATCGGCAAGACTCCCGTTCAGGTCAATGAGGCTGCCGGCTTCGTCGTCAACCGCATCCTGATCCCCATGATCAACGAAGCTGCCTTCATCAAGATGGAGGGCGTTTCCGACATCGCCGGCATCGACACCGCCATGAAGCTGGGTGCCAACCATCCCATGGGACCCCTGGAGCTGGGCGACTTCGTCGGCCTGGACATCTGCCTGGCCATCATGGACGTCCTGTACAAGGAGACCGGCGACAGCAAGTACCGTGCCTGCCCGCTGATCCGCAAGATGGTCCGCGGCGGCAACCTGGGCTGCAAGACCGGCAAGGGCTTCTATGTCTACAACGCCGATCGCACCAAGACCCCTGTGGACGCCCTGTAATTCAGTAAAACTTTCGCGCCTGGCGCGGGCAATACCGCGCCGGGCTGCGTTTGTTTGAGTAATGGAGGTTTATCAAATGGATTTTACTCTGTCCAAGCAGCAGCAAATGGTCCAGAAAATGTACAAGGAATTTGCTGAGAACGAAGTCAAGCCTCTCGCCAAAAAGGTCGATGCCGAGGAATATTTCCCCGTTGAGACCGTTCAGAAGATGGCGAAGCTGGGCATGATGGGCATCTACTTCCCGAAGGAAGTCGGCGGCGCCGGCGGCGATGTGCTGTCCTACGTCATGGCCGTTGAGGAGATGTCCAAGGTCTGCGGCACCACCGGTGTCATCATCTCCGCCCACACCTCTCTGTGCGCCGCTCCCATTTTCGAGAACGGCACCCCCGAGCAGAAGGCCAAGTACCTGCCCAAGCTGTGCAGCGGCGAGTGGATCGGCGCGTTCGGTCTGACCGAGCCCGGCGCCGGCACCGATGCCCAGGGCCAGCAGACCTTCGCCGTTGACGAGGGCGATCACTGGAAGCTGAACGGCTCCAAGATCTTCATCACCAACGCCGGCTACGCCAACGTCTTCATCATCATCGCCGTTACCGGCACCGTGCTGGACAAGCGCGGCCGCAAGCAGAAGGAAATCTCCGCCTTCATCGTCGAGCGCACCGATCCCGGTTTCAAGGTCGGCAAGCCCGAGGACAAGATGGGCATCCGTGGTTCCTCCACCTGCGAGCTGATCATGGAAGACTGCATCATCCCGAAGGACCGTCTGCTGGGTGTCAAGGGCAAGGGCTTCCAGCTGGCCATGGCCACCCTGGACGGCGGCCGTATCGGCATTGCTGCCCAGGCTCTGGGCATCGCCGAGGGCGCCCTGGACGAGACCGTCGCCTACGTCAAAGAGCGTAAGCAGTTCGGCCGTTCCATCTCTGCGTTCCAGAACACCCAGTTCGAGCTGGCCGAGATGAAGGCTCGCGTGGATGCCGCCAAGTTCCTGGTTTACCAGGCCGCTCTGAAGAAGCAGAGCGTGATGGACGGCGCCAAGGCCCGTTACAGCGTCGAGGCCGCCGAGGCCAAGCTGATCGCCGCCCGTACCGCCAGCGATGTGACCCGCCGCTGCCTGCAGCTGTTCGGCGGTTATGGCTACACCCGTGACTATCCCATCGAGCGCATGATGCGCGATGCCAAGATCACCGAGATCTACGAAGGCACCAGCGAAGTCCAGATGATGGTCATTTCCGGCGCGATGCTGAAGTAAGGAGGCAAGACGTACCATGAAAGCAATTGTTTGTGTCAAACAGGTTCCCGATACGCAGGGCAAGGTCGCTGTCAAGGCTGACGGCACCATGGACCGCGCAGCGATGGCAACCATCACCAACCCCGACGACCTGAACGCCGTCGAGGCCGCCCTGCAGCTCAAGGACGAGACCGGCTGCGAAGTCGTTGTCGTCACCATGGGCCCGCCGCCGGCCGAAGGCATGCTCCGTGAGCTGATCGCCCGCGGTGCCGACCGCGGCGTGCTGGTTTCCGGCCGTGAGTTCGGCGGTTCCGATACCTTCGCTACTTCCCAGATCCTGGCCGCTGCCGTCAACAAGATCGGCGTTGGCCCCGAGGACATCGTCTTCTGCGGCCGTCAGGCCATCGACGGCGATACCGCTCAGGTTGGTCCCCAGATCGCCGAGAAGCTGCATCTGCCCCAGGTCACCTATGTCACCGACATCAAGAAGGACGGCAACTCTCTGGTTGTCAAGCGCCAGCTTGAGGACGGCTACATGGAGCTGAAGGTCAACACGCCCTGCCTGCTGACCTGCATCAAGGAGCTGAACAATCCCCGTTACATGAGCGTGTCCGGCATCTTCGAGTGCTACGACAAGCCCATCGACGTTTTCGATTACAACACCCTGAAAGATGACCCGCTCATCGAGACCGACACCATCGGCCTCAAGGGCTCCCCGACGAATGTTTACAAGTCCTTTGCTCCTCCGGTCAAGGGCGCGGGCATGATGGTCGAGGATGCGGCCCAGCTGGTTGGCATCCTGAACGACAAGCACCTGATTTGAGGAAGGAGAAACGTACAATGGCTGAATTCAATGCAATGGACACCGCCGCCTTCAAGGGCGTGTGGGTTTTCTGCGAGCAGCGCGAAGGCCAGATCCAGACCATCAGCTATCAGCTGCTGAGCGAAGGCCGCAAGCTGGCCAACGACCTCGGCGTTGAGCTGTGCGGTGTCGTTATGGGCAGCGAGCTCAACGAAGATTACATCAAGGCGCTGGGCGGCTACGGTGCCGACCGCGTCTACTACCTGGACAGCCCCCTGCTGAAGGACTACACCACCGATGGCTATGCCAAGGCGCTGTGCGACCTCATCATGGAGAAGAAGCCCGAGATCATGCTGATCGGCGCCACCAACCTGGGCCGTGACCTTGGTCCCCGCTGCGCTGCCCGTCTGCACACCGGCCTGACCGCCGACTGCACCCACCTGGATGTGGACGTGGAGAAGTACAAGAACTTCCTGCGCACCACCTCCAACATCGACGTGGACAACACCAAGTTCGAGGAGAACACCAACCTGAAGATGACCCGTCCTGCTTTCGGCGGTCACCTGATGGCCACCATCATCTGCCCCCGTTTCCGTCCGCAGATGTCCACCGTCCGTCCCGGCGTTATGCAGACCCAGGCCTTCGACGAGGCCGGTGCTGCCAAGGTCGTTGTCGAGAAGATCGCTCCCGCACTGACCGCCGATGATATCCATGTGGAGATCCTCGACATCAAGAAGAGCGCCAAGAAGATGGTCGACCTGATCGGTGCCGATGTGGTCGTTTCCGTCGGCCGCGGCATCAGCTCCGACGTGGACAAGGGCATTGCCCTGGCCGAGGAACTGGCCGGCGTTCTGGGCGGCGTTGTCGGTGCTTCCCGTGCCGTTACCGATGAGGGCTGGCTGTCCAGCGATCATCAGGTCGGCCAGACCGGCAAGACCGTGCATCCCCGCATCTATGTGGCCCTGGGTATCTCCGGCGCCATCCAGCATGTGGCCGGTATGCAGGATTCCGATACCATCATCGCCATCAACAAGAACGAGAGCGCCCCGATCTTCGATGTTGCCACCTACGGCATCGTCGGCGATCTGTTCAAGGTCGTTCCCGAACTGATCAAGGAGATCCGCGCCGCCAAGGCCTGATTTCCGGATCACGTTGATCTGAAATAAAAGGCGCCGCAGCGAAAGCTGCGGCGCCTTTTTGTGTTGCAGATTGCCAAAAAGGCCGCCCCGTTTTACCGGAGCGGCTCTTCACTGTTATTACAATCAGATTTCAGCGTCCTTGCTGTTGGTGTAATCGAAGGTCACACCCAGGGCACCGGGGACGGCGTCCATCAGGGCGTCTACGTCGGTAAGCTCGCTGTTGGTCATCACAAAGAGAACCTTGTCGCCGAAGGTGGCCACCCGGGCTTTGTCGGCCATGACGCAGACCCACTTGTTCATCTGGACGTTCTCCAGCACCGCATCGGCGATGGTCTGGGCATCGGCTTCGTCCTTGACCCGCAGCAGCACCAGACTGTAGGCCTGGCTGCCGGTCAGCGATTCGGAATATACGCCCGCATCCACCAGGGCGGCCTGGTCGGCGGTCAGGCCGGTGTGGTAGGTGCACCAGCTGGCGTCACTCAGGTCGATGGCATTGGTGGTCAGCATCATCAGTTCCACCGGGTAGGCTTCGTAGATCTTGTCCACCATACCGCTGAGTTCGGCGTCGGGGGTCAGGGCCACGCCGGTCTCGGGGGTGACTTCCATGCCGGGATCGGAGGCAACGCCGTCGTCCGACGCCACGGGATCGTTGAGGATCTCATCGGGCAGCGGGGTGGGGGTGGCCTCGGTGGGCTCCTGGGTGTTGCTGCAGGCAGCAAGCAGCAGGGCAGCGGCCAGGCTCAGGCAAAACAGTGCTTTTTTCATTGTAAAAGTCCTTTCTCGGTCAGAATTTCATCAGGGGAAAACCGGATGTCCCATCCATCGGCGGGCAGGTCGGGCAGTACCAGCGCTGCGGGACAAAGCAGCAGACGCTTTCCCTTAGCATGTGCCAAAAATCGGTCATAATACCCGCCGCCGCGGCCCAGCCGCACACCATCGGACCGGACGGCCAGGCAGGGGATGAGCAGCAGCGTGCGGTCGCCTTCGGGCGGACAGACCGCCAAAAGGTCGCCGGGCGGTTCCGGAATACCGTAGGCACCCTGCCGCAAAAGGGCAAGATCGGGAATCTCCACCCACTCCATCCGGCCTGCCCCGCTCACCCGGGGCAGCAAAAGCCGCTTGCCGTCGGCTAAGGCGCGCTGGAGAATAGGCCAGGTGTTGGGCTCGTCGGGCAGGGAGGCAAAGGCCAGCACGGTGTCCGCCTTTTGCCAGCAGGGCAGCGCAAACAGCGCCTTGGCCATATCCCTGCCCGTAGTTTGCATATTCAGCGCGGCGCGCAGGGCTTTTGCGCGGGCGCGGGCCTCCCGTTTGGTCATGGCGAACCCTCCTTCTCCCGGTTCGCGGCTATCATACCACAGGCGGCGGGTTCTGGCAAGTAACAAAATTCTACACCGTATCCGGTGAAAACTGCGGCAAAGGGGGAGTGCCCATCTTGCCCGCAGCAGGAAAATGGAGTATAATATATCCTGTATTGTTATGTGCCAATATCCCGAAAGAGAAAGAAAAACACATTGAATTTGTGTAGGAAGTAAAGGAGCCGTATTCATCATGGGCAAGTTCAATTTTATCAAGACCGAGATCCCCGAAGTGCAGGTGATCGAACCGACAGTGTTCGGCGATGACCGCGGTTATTTCATGGAGACCTACCAGATCGACGACTTTGCCGCTGCCGGCATCGACAAGCCCTTTGTGCAGGACAACCAGAGCCGTTCCACCAAGGGCGTGCTGCGCGGGCTGCATTTCCAGAAGAACCACACCCAGGGAAAACTGGTGCGTGTGACGCTGGGCGAAGTCTTCGACGTGGCCGTGGACTGCCGTCCTCACAGTGCCACCTTCGGCAAATGGGTGGGCGTGACCCTCTCGGCCGAAAACAAGAAGATGCTCTACATCCCCGAGGGTTTTGCCCACGGTTTCGTGGTGCTGTCCGACGTGGCGGAATTCTGCTACAAGTGCACCGATGTGTATGATCCCACCTCGGAAGGCGGCATCCCCTACGATGATCCCACTGTCAACGTGCAGTGGCCGGACTGCGGCTGCGAGCACAAGACCAGCGCCAAGGACAAGGAGCATACCCCCTTCGCGGAACAGAAGTTTGAATTCTTCGAGAAGTACTAAGGAGTCACCGTGCAAAGTTTCAAAAACAGTTTTGCCAGTTTCTGGAAGTACCGTTATCTCTTGCAGAACCTCATCACGCGGGACTTCAAGCTGAAATACCGGCGCAGCGTGCTGGGCGTGGCCTGGAGCGTGCTGAACCCGCTGCTGACCTGCCTGGTCATGTTCCTGGTGTTCGACTCCATCATGAAGGGCCTGCGCGGGGAGGGCATCCCCAACTTTGCGGGCTTTCTGATCATCGGCCAGCTGCTGTTCAACTTCTTCCGGGAGTCCACCAGCATGGCCATGGAGAGCGTGCTCAAGAATGCGCCGTTGCTGCGCAAGGTCTATATCCCCAAATACATCTTCCCCATGGAGAAGTGCTGCTTCGCCCTGGTGAACTGCGCTTTCAGTTTCATTGCGCTGGTCATCGTCTTTGTCATTACCTGGACGCCGGTGACCTGGGCCACCGCCTGGATGGCCATCTACCCGCTGATCATGCTCTTTTTCTTCAGCCTGGGCATCGGCCTGCTGCTGTCGGCGCTCTACGTCTTTGTGCGGGACATCATGCATATCTGGGAAGTGTTCTGCACGCTGCTGGTCTACGCCAGCGCCATCTTCTATGATCCCGAAACGCTGTCCGGCATCATGCAGCGGCTCATCCATATCAACCCCATGTACTGGTATATCACGGCCTTCCGCCGCTGTGTGCTGTGGGGCCAGGGGCTGGATGCCACCATGATGGTGGTCTGCTTCCTCTGCGCCGCCGTCAGCATGGTGCTGGGTATTGTGGTTTTCAAGAAAAATCAGGACAAGTTTGTCCTGTACATGTAAGGGGGCGCACCTATGGCAGCGCAACAGCCGATCATCTCCATCGACCATGTCTCGATGCGCTTCAATCTCGCCAAGGAAAAGCACGAGAGCCTGAAAGAATACTTTGTGGCCCTTATGCACGGCGGTGTCCGCTTTGACGAGTTCTTCGCCCTGGATGACGTCAGCTTTGACATCATGCCCGGGGACTTCTACGGCCTCATCGGTCTCAACGGCAGCGGCAAGAGCACGCTGCTCAAGATCATTTCCGGTGTGTACAAGCCCTCCAGCGGCAAGGTGACGGTACGCGGCACCATCGCCCCGCTCATCGAGCTGGGGGCCGGCTTCGACATGGACCTGACCGCCCGGGAAAACATCTACCTCAACGGTACGGTGCTGGGCTACACACCCAAGTATATCGACTCCAAGTTCGACGATATTGTGGAGTTCAGCGAACTGAAAGATTTTCTCGATGTGCCGCTGAAAAACTACTCTTCCGGCATGGTAGCCCGCCTGGCTTTCGCCGTGGCGACGATGACCAAGCCAGATATCCTCATCGCCGACGAGATCCTGTCGGTGGGCGACTTCCTCTTCCAGGAAAAATGCGAGCGCCGCATGGCGGAGCTGCTCTCTGGCGGCACCACGGTCATCCTGGTCAGCCATTCTATCGACCAGATCGAGCGGATGTGCAATAAGGTGGCCTGGCTGGACCACGGCCATCTGCGCCGCAACGGCCTGACCGCCGACATCACCCCGGAATACCGCCATTTCCAGAAGGAAGACGCCCTACCCGCCAAGCGGACGGAGGAATGAACCACCCATGAAGCAACAACCCAACAACGAACGTCCCGCCGATCTGGCCGTACAGGACAGCGTGGGCGGGATGGCCCGCCGTCTGCTGAATCCCGCCCATCTGCGGGATCTGGCCCACCGTTCGATGGTCACTCTGCGGGAGCAGGGGGCGGAACAGCTCTGGCGGGATGTGTCCTTCCGGGTGGGGCTGGCCTTTCATCACGACGACTGGCGGCACCGGGCAGACCTGCCCCTGCGCCGCACCCTGAAAGCCCAGCGGGCCGCCGGTCTGCAGGGCCCTTGCGTCAGTGTGGTGGTGCCGGTCTTCAATACGCCGCTGCGCTTTTTCGACGAGATGGTGAAGAGCGTCCAGCGCCAGACCTATGCCAACTGGCAGCTGGTGCTGGTGGATGCCAGCGACGAAGGCCACGGGGAGGTCTCCCGGCGGGCACAACAGTACGCCGCCAAGGACAGCCGCATCATCTGCCAGAAGATTGAAAACCAGGGCATTGCTGCCAACACGACGGCGGGCTTTGCTGCGGCAACCGGCGGCTATCTGGCCCTGCTGGACCACGACGACGTGCTCTATCCCAACGCCCTCTTTGAATGTGTGCAGACCATCCAAAATACCGGCACGGATTTTGTCTACAGTGACGAGATCGTGCTGTCGGCAGACCTGAAACAGCTGGGCGGTTACCATTTCAAACCGGACTTTGCTCCCGATTATCTGCGGGGCGTCAACTTCATCACCCATCTGGCGGTATTCAGCCGTCCGCTGCTGGACGCGGCGGGGGCCTATGAATCCAGCGAGTTTGACGGCGCCCAGGACCATGACCTGATCCTGCGGCTCACCGAAAAGGCCAAAAAGATCGAGCACATCAAACAGGTGCTCTATATCTGGCGGGGCCACGCGGGATCCACGGCGGCGGGCATGGAAGCCAAACCCTACGCCATTGCGGCAGGGGAGCGGGCCATCGACGCCCAGCTGAAGCGGCTGGGCCTGCCCGGCCGGGCCATGGCAGTGGCCGACGCGCCCGGCGCTTTCCAGGTGCGGTACGAACTCACGGGTCATCCGCTGATCAGCGTGCTCATCCCCAACAAGGACCATACCGACGATCTGGACCGCTGCCTGACGAGCCTTTATAAAAACGCCGGGTACGATAACTTCGAGGTCCTCGTCATCGAGAACAACTCCACAGACCCTGCCACCGAAGCCTACTACCAGACCCTGCCCCAGCGGTTTGACCGGTGCCGGGTGGTGCGGTATGAGGGGCCCTTCAACTTCTCGGCCATCAACAACTTCGGCGCAAAATTTGCCCAGGGCGAACATCTGCTGCTGCTGAACAACGATATCGAGATTCTCTCGGAAGATTTCCTGCGGGAACTGCTTAGCTACAGCCAGCGCCCCGACGTGGGCGCGGTGGGCGCCAAACTCTATTATCCCGACGATACCATCCAGCATGCAGGCGTGCTCATGGGCATCAACGGCAGTGCGGGCCACAGCCACAAGAGCTACCCCCGCACGGCGGTGGGCGACATGTACCGCCTGGTGACTACCCAGGACTATATGGCCGTCACCGGCGCCTGCCTGATGACCAAGGCCTCGCTGTATAAGGCAGCTGGTGGCCTCGACGAAGAAAGGTTTGCCGTGGCCTACAACGACGTGGACTATTGCCTGAAACTCTGGATGCAGGGTCTGCTTAATGTCTACACCCCCCGCGCCGAAGCCTACCACTACGAGAGCAAGAGCCGGGGACTGGATACCCTGTCGGAGAACGCCAAACGCTACGAGCGGGAGAAGGCCAACTTCTACGCCAAATACCGGCAGTATATCGACAACTACGATCCCTACTACAACCCGCATTTCAACAATCTGTTTGAAAACTTCGGCCTGAAATAAGGAGGCCCAGCCATGAAAAACCGCTTTGATACCCAGCTTTTGATCGAAGGACACGACCTGGATGAGGACGTCATCCACGAAGGCATCCTGAACTGTGCCGAGGGCGACTGCCTGCTGGTGGTGGGGGACGAGGACCTGATCAAGGTCCACTACCACACCGATACCCCCTGGAAGGTGCTGGAATACGCCGCCACCCAGGGTGACATCCACACCATCATCATCGAAAATATGGAGCGTCAGGCCAACGGCCTGCACGGCTGATGCCATGAGTCAGCAGACCAAACGGATCAAGGAACTGTTCGGCTACGCCCGCACTCTGACCAAAGAGCAGGGCGTTGGGGTCATGGCCAGCCGGGCCGCCGGCTTTTTCAAGCGGCGGTTTTTCGGCAAGCGGGCGCGGTATCTGCCCGCCAAAAAGACGCTGGAAACCCAGCGCAGCGAGGCCGCCCTGCATGCCAAAGAATGGCCCACCATCAGCATCCTGACGCCGCTGTACAATACGCCGCCCCGGTTTTTGCAGCAATTCCTGGACAGTGTCCAGGAGCAGACGGCACCCAACTGGCAGCTGGTGCTGGTGGACGCCAGCGATGACGCTCACGGCGAAGTGGGCCGGGCGGTACAGCAACGGGCCGCGGAGGACAGCCGTATTGTCTACCAAAAAATTCAAAACGGCGGCATCGCGGCCAACACCAACGCGGCGGCGGCGCTGGCCACCGGGGACTATCTGGCGCTGGCGGACCACGACGATATGCTGGCCCCCCATGCCATCTACTGCATGAGCAAGGCCCTGGCCGAAAGCAAGGCCGATTTTGCCTACAGTGACGAAGCCCTCTTTGAAAAGGTCCCCCAGCGCCCGCGGGTGGGCCACTTCAAGCCGGATTACGCCCCGGAATACCTGATGGCCGTCAACTATATCTGCCACCTGGCAGTGTTCCGTCGGGAGCTGTTTGCGGCGGTGGGCGGCGAACGCCCTGCATGTGACGGCGCCCAGGACCATGACCTTTTCCTGCGCCTTATCGACGAGATGCAGCGCCGGAACCCGGCGGCGCGCCCCCTGCACGTTCCCCAGGTGCTCTATTACTGGCGGGTGCATGCGGCGTCCACCAGCGGCGGCACCGGGGCCAAGCCCTATGTGGAGGCAGCGGCCCGCAAGGCGGTGGCCGACCATCTGGCCGCCACCGGCCGCCACGGCGCCGTGGAAGCGGGCAAGTTCCCCGGCACCTGCCATGTGGTATGGGAGATTCCCGAACCCCAGCCGCTGGTGTCCATCCTGATCCCCAACAAGGACCACACCGCCGATCTGGAGAAGTGCCTGCACAGTCTGTATGCCAAAACGACCTACGACAATTTCGAGGTCATCGTCATCGAGAACAACTCCACCGACCCCGCCACCGAAGCCTACTATCAGCAGCTGCCCCAGCGGTACGACCGCGCACGGGTGGTGCGTTATAAGGGCGGGTTCAACTTCAGCCGCATCAACAACTTCGGCCGCAAGTACGCCACCGGCAGCTACCTTTTGCTGCTCAACAATGACATCGAAGTCATCAACGGCGACTGGCTGACCCAGATGGTAGGGGAGTGCCTGCAGCCCGGTGTGGGCATCTGCGGCGCCATGCTCTACTATCCCGACGATACCATCCAGCATGCCGGCATCATCACGGGGCTGGGCGGCTATGCGGGTCACAGCCACAAGTACCACAAGCGGGGCGGCAGCGGTTATATGTTCCGGCTGGCCACCGTGCAGGATTTCTCCGCGGTGACGGCGGCCTGCCTGCTGGTGCGCACGGCGGTGTTCGACGCCGTCCACGGCCTGGACGAGAGCCTGACCGTGGCTTACAACGATGTGGACTTCTGCCTGCGGGTGCGGGATGCCGGCTGGCGGATCGTCTGGACGCCCTACGCCGAGCTTTACCACCACGAGAGCAAATCCCGCGGTTCCGACGAGAAGGATCCCGCCAAAAAAGCCCGGTTTGACGCCGAACATGACCGCCTGTATGAGGTGCATGGCCGGGAAAACATCCTCCACGACCCATACTACAATCCCTCTCTCTCCCTGGACTATGAGGACTTCCGGGAGAGCGGCGATCTGCACCATCTGAAATAAAACAACAACACCCCGCACATCCGAAGATGTGCGGGGTGTTTGCTGTATCAGAGAAAAATTACTGCACAGTGGTCTGCAACTGGGGGGCGCCGCCGGCCAGCTCCTCGGCGGTGAGGGGGGACGGTGCCTCGACAGGCTGGTTCAGCCGCTCCCGGGCCACGGCCAGCATCAGCTTGA encodes the following:
- a CDS encoding glycosyltransferase family 2 protein — translated: MKQQPNNERPADLAVQDSVGGMARRLLNPAHLRDLAHRSMVTLREQGAEQLWRDVSFRVGLAFHHDDWRHRADLPLRRTLKAQRAAGLQGPCVSVVVPVFNTPLRFFDEMVKSVQRQTYANWQLVLVDASDEGHGEVSRRAQQYAAKDSRIICQKIENQGIAANTTAGFAAATGGYLALLDHDDVLYPNALFECVQTIQNTGTDFVYSDEIVLSADLKQLGGYHFKPDFAPDYLRGVNFITHLAVFSRPLLDAAGAYESSEFDGAQDHDLILRLTEKAKKIEHIKQVLYIWRGHAGSTAAGMEAKPYAIAAGERAIDAQLKRLGLPGRAMAVADAPGAFQVRYELTGHPLISVLIPNKDHTDDLDRCLTSLYKNAGYDNFEVLVIENNSTDPATEAYYQTLPQRFDRCRVVRYEGPFNFSAINNFGAKFAQGEHLLLLNNDIEILSEDFLRELLSYSQRPDVGAVGAKLYYPDDTIQHAGVLMGINGSAGHSHKSYPRTAVGDMYRLVTTQDYMAVTGACLMTKASLYKAAGGLDEERFAVAYNDVDYCLKLWMQGLLNVYTPRAEAYHYESKSRGLDTLSENAKRYEREKANFYAKYRQYIDNYDPYYNPHFNNLFENFGLK
- a CDS encoding acyl-CoA dehydrogenase family protein, producing MDFTLSKQQQMVQKMYKEFAENEVKPLAKKVDAEEYFPVETVQKMAKLGMMGIYFPKEVGGAGGDVLSYVMAVEEMSKVCGTTGVIISAHTSLCAAPIFENGTPEQKAKYLPKLCSGEWIGAFGLTEPGAGTDAQGQQTFAVDEGDHWKLNGSKIFITNAGYANVFIIIAVTGTVLDKRGRKQKEISAFIVERTDPGFKVGKPEDKMGIRGSSTCELIMEDCIIPKDRLLGVKGKGFQLAMATLDGGRIGIAAQALGIAEGALDETVAYVKERKQFGRSISAFQNTQFELAEMKARVDAAKFLVYQAALKKQSVMDGAKARYSVEAAEAKLIAARTASDVTRRCLQLFGGYGYTRDYPIERMMRDAKITEIYEGTSEVQMMVISGAMLK
- the acrB gene encoding acryloyl-CoA reductase electron transfer subunit gamma; its protein translation is MKAIVCVKQVPDTQGKVAVKADGTMDRAAMATITNPDDLNAVEAALQLKDETGCEVVVVTMGPPPAEGMLRELIARGADRGVLVSGREFGGSDTFATSQILAAAVNKIGVGPEDIVFCGRQAIDGDTAQVGPQIAEKLHLPQVTYVTDIKKDGNSLVVKRQLEDGYMELKVNTPCLLTCIKELNNPRYMSVSGIFECYDKPIDVFDYNTLKDDPLIETDTIGLKGSPTNVYKSFAPPVKGAGMMVEDAAQLVGILNDKHLI
- a CDS encoding ABC transporter permease codes for the protein MQSFKNSFASFWKYRYLLQNLITRDFKLKYRRSVLGVAWSVLNPLLTCLVMFLVFDSIMKGLRGEGIPNFAGFLIIGQLLFNFFRESTSMAMESVLKNAPLLRKVYIPKYIFPMEKCCFALVNCAFSFIALVIVFVITWTPVTWATAWMAIYPLIMLFFFSLGIGLLLSALYVFVRDIMHIWEVFCTLLVYASAIFYDPETLSGIMQRLIHINPMYWYITAFRRCVLWGQGLDATMMVVCFLCAAVSMVLGIVVFKKNQDKFVLYM
- a CDS encoding glycosyltransferase family 2 protein; this encodes MSQQTKRIKELFGYARTLTKEQGVGVMASRAAGFFKRRFFGKRARYLPAKKTLETQRSEAALHAKEWPTISILTPLYNTPPRFLQQFLDSVQEQTAPNWQLVLVDASDDAHGEVGRAVQQRAAEDSRIVYQKIQNGGIAANTNAAAALATGDYLALADHDDMLAPHAIYCMSKALAESKADFAYSDEALFEKVPQRPRVGHFKPDYAPEYLMAVNYICHLAVFRRELFAAVGGERPACDGAQDHDLFLRLIDEMQRRNPAARPLHVPQVLYYWRVHAASTSGGTGAKPYVEAAARKAVADHLAATGRHGAVEAGKFPGTCHVVWEIPEPQPLVSILIPNKDHTADLEKCLHSLYAKTTYDNFEVIVIENNSTDPATEAYYQQLPQRYDRARVVRYKGGFNFSRINNFGRKYATGSYLLLLNNDIEVINGDWLTQMVGECLQPGVGICGAMLYYPDDTIQHAGIITGLGGYAGHSHKYHKRGGSGYMFRLATVQDFSAVTAACLLVRTAVFDAVHGLDESLTVAYNDVDFCLRVRDAGWRIVWTPYAELYHHESKSRGSDEKDPAKKARFDAEHDRLYEVHGRENILHDPYYNPSLSLDYEDFRESGDLHHLK
- a CDS encoding ABC transporter ATP-binding protein; translation: MAAQQPIISIDHVSMRFNLAKEKHESLKEYFVALMHGGVRFDEFFALDDVSFDIMPGDFYGLIGLNGSGKSTLLKIISGVYKPSSGKVTVRGTIAPLIELGAGFDMDLTARENIYLNGTVLGYTPKYIDSKFDDIVEFSELKDFLDVPLKNYSSGMVARLAFAVATMTKPDILIADEILSVGDFLFQEKCERRMAELLSGGTTVILVSHSIDQIERMCNKVAWLDHGHLRRNGLTADITPEYRHFQKEDALPAKRTEE
- the acrA gene encoding acryloyl-CoA reductase electron transfer subunit beta, with the protein product MAEFNAMDTAAFKGVWVFCEQREGQIQTISYQLLSEGRKLANDLGVELCGVVMGSELNEDYIKALGGYGADRVYYLDSPLLKDYTTDGYAKALCDLIMEKKPEIMLIGATNLGRDLGPRCAARLHTGLTADCTHLDVDVEKYKNFLRTTSNIDVDNTKFEENTNLKMTRPAFGGHLMATIICPRFRPQMSTVRPGVMQTQAFDEAGAAKVVVEKIAPALTADDIHVEILDIKKSAKKMVDLIGADVVVSVGRGISSDVDKGIALAEELAGVLGGVVGASRAVTDEGWLSSDHQVGQTGKTVHPRIYVALGISGAIQHVAGMQDSDTIIAINKNESAPIFDVATYGIVGDLFKVVPELIKEIRAAKA
- the rfbC gene encoding dTDP-4-dehydrorhamnose 3,5-epimerase, producing MGKFNFIKTEIPEVQVIEPTVFGDDRGYFMETYQIDDFAAAGIDKPFVQDNQSRSTKGVLRGLHFQKNHTQGKLVRVTLGEVFDVAVDCRPHSATFGKWVGVTLSAENKKMLYIPEGFAHGFVVLSDVAEFCYKCTDVYDPTSEGGIPYDDPTVNVQWPDCGCEHKTSAKDKEHTPFAEQKFEFFEKY
- a CDS encoding 5-formyltetrahydrofolate cyclo-ligase, coding for MTKREARARAKALRAALNMQTTGRDMAKALFALPCWQKADTVLAFASLPDEPNTWPILQRALADGKRLLLPRVSGAGRMEWVEIPDLALLRQGAYGIPEPPGDLLAVCPPEGDRTLLLIPCLAVRSDGVRLGRGGGYYDRFLAHAKGKRLLLCPAALVLPDLPADGWDIRFSPDEILTEKGLLQ